In Flavobacterium praedii, the DNA window ATTCCATTTGAGCAGCAGCCATAGATAATTCTTCACTATATTTTTTTGTAGCAGCAATTGAATCAACCGTTGGAGAAATATTTCTAGAAGCATCTTCAAAATTTCTGATGCTAGTTCCTAGACTATTCATTAAAGCTCCATCAATCTTAGCTTCTTTTAACATTGCATCTAATTTTGCAGATAACATACCATCTGCATCTTCAGAAACCACATCATTTCGCACAATCTTTTCACCGCCCGCTAATTCTGGATACACCAAAGACCAATCCAATTCATGTTCAACTGGTTCAAATGCAGAAAGAGCAAAAATAAAAGCCTCAGTACAAAGACCAACAATTAATAATGCACTTGCTCCAGGGTAATGTTGAATTTTAAAAAGTGCTCCAATAATTACTACTGCCGCTCCCATTCCATACGTAAAATTCATTGTTTTTTTGCTCAATATAGCCATCTTTGTAATTTTTTTTAGTTAATTTATTAGGTTTATTTAAATTGATTTAGGTTATTTTTTTTTACTTGTACTATTACCGGTTGTTTGAGTACCCATATAATCTTGAACTGTTCTGAATCCAATGTAACTTCTGGCAGAATCTGAATACTCAAAAGCACGAGTACTTACCTGAAGGAAATAAGAAACATCTTTCCAAGATCCACCTCTTATAACTTTACGTTTATTAGAATTATCAATAACAGCAGGATTCATTGTAGAAACAAAATCATAAGAATTTGCATCATAAGCAGAGTCCGTCCATTCTGCAACATTACCAGCCATGTTGTATAAGTTAAATCCATTAGTTTCATACGATTTAGCTTCTACAGTATACAAAGCATTATCAGCTGCATAATCACCTCTATTAGGCTTAAAGTTTGCTAAGAAACAGCCTCTATCACTTTTTGTATAAGGGCCACCCCATGGAAAAGTAGCAGATTCTAAACCACCTCTAGCAGCATATTCCCATTCTGCTTCTGTTGGTAATCTAAATGAATTTACATTGTCAACATGATTTTTCTTTGACTTTAAATAGCTGTTTTTATTTAACGTTCTCCACGCACAAAAAGCTTTGGCCTGACTCCAAGTAACACCTACTACAGGATATTCCCCATAAGCTTTGTGCCAAAAATAATCATTATGCATTGGCTCATTGTAGGAGTAAGCATAATCTTTAATCCAAACCGTAGTATCAGGATATACTTTTACCTCTTCAGTTCTTATAAAATCTTGCCTTTTACCAACTTTTGCTTTAGCAGCTGCCTGAATATCCATCCAAGTATAACGGAATTTTAATTTATTTACATCTATAGTTCTCAATCCATTATAGGAAGCTTCTAGAGGCAGATACATAGAATCCATAACTTCTACATAGTATTCGTCTGGATATTTTTTGGTATCCTTAATTAATTTAGCTTTTCTATTTAACCTTTTATATGCATTTGGATCCTTATCAGTACCAATACTGTAATAATTTTCATACATGTATTTATCATATGCAGACATTTTCTCTGGATCAGAATCATTAAAAGAATAATCTGCTATACTACCACCATTACTTTTTCCTTTACCTTTAGCATCACTAGCGGCACCTTGACCACTATCTTCTGCTAAAATAGCTAAACGAAAACGGATTGTAGAATCTTTTACCCATTCTACAAACTGACGGTATTCGCTATTTGTAATCTCAGTTTCGTCCATATAAAAAGACCTTACAGTTACAGTTTTTGTTGGAGCATCACCTACATGAGCAACATCATCATCTGATTTACCCATTATATATGAACCTCCTGGCACTAATGTCATTCCATAAGGTTTTTCGGGATGCCATTTTGCTCCTTTTACACCAACCAACTCACCTTTGTCGCTTGATCTACCACAGCTAATCAACACTGTTAAAATTGCCGTAAATGCAATGAAATTCTTCATAAAAATTGGGGTTATCTATTCATTATTATCTTAAGACTGCAAACCTATTTATTTTTAACCTAAAAAACAATACTTTTTTAGTCTGTAATTATTTGGTCAAATGTATATTAAAATTTCTTAAAAAAAAATATTTTGTCGTTAAAGCGATTAAAAAGTGCGATAAAAAACACTTTTTTAAAAAATTTGTAAGTATATCAGAAATGACTAAAGTATTTGCATAATTTTAACATTTCTAATCATTAAAAGTCAATACAAAAAAAGACTTTTCAAAATCAAACAACATTTTTTCTTTGAGCTTTCCACCATCTTTCAGGCATTTCTTGATTACAAGCAGCTAAATATTCTTCATACGAACACGGTAACAACGTATTTTTTTTTAACTTATTGTTCGAACTTGAAATAAATGGTATTTCAATCCACCATCTATCTGTTTTATCACTTTTATAAAAAATCAAATCCTCATCTTCTAATGGGACAATATATTTTAAATAATTTTCCCTGCTTCCAAAAGGATATTCATTTGATCTATAGTGGTATCCTTCGATAAAATACCAAAATATTTGAGCTATTAAAACTGCCTCTTGTTTCGTATTATGATGGTTAAAAACACCAAAAGAACTTACTTTATCACTTATGCCGGCATATCTGGACAAAGAGCAAATTTCTTTTCCATTAAAACCATTTGGATTGAAAACATTAAAATTGCCAGAATCAGCTGATTTCACACTATTTAAATCGATACTAACTAAATCAGCATCTCTAAAAACGGGTTCAGCAATTGAAATATTATTTGACACCTCGCCTAGTCGATATGCATCGAAAAACAATTTCTCAACTAAATCGATTTCTTCTTGAGAATTGAAATAGGTTTGATATCCAATGTTACAAAAATTAAACAAATTATTAGGTTCTTCAATAATAATTTTTGTCAAAAAAGAATCTGAACTGATTCCTTCATTTTCCCTTCCAAAATCAAACTTACTATCGATAGCCACCAAATTGACCATTTGCTCTAAATTATCATAAGCACGATACATTGCATAAGTCAAATCTTGAGAACCTCCAATAACTAAAGGGATGATTTTCTTCTTTACAAGACTCGATATAATTTTCTTCAGTGCAAAAAAAGTATCTTCTTTTGTGTTACCAGCAAGAATATTTCCTAAATCAGCAATAGTAGCTTTCCAATTTCCTGGATACATTCCATACAATTGTTTCCGAATAGCGCTTAAATCATTATCATTACTTCCGTTCTTATTGCCTCTATTTTCCAAAACACCAATTATTGCAATATCAATTTTATCCAAATCGGGTATAGCATCATTAGTATGTATAACAATTTTACTACCAAATTGTTGAGCAGACAATTCTAAAATATGATTTAGAAATTCCTTATCTAATGGTTCTAAAAAGTCAAACTCCATTTTTTATATTTTTTCATTCCTTATTTCACACCAAAACAACACTTATTTATGAAAAAGAGCGAATCGTTTGAATGTTATTCTTTATTTCTTTTTTGCAACAGCTTTTTTGGCAGCGGGCTTCGTAGCAGCTGGTTTCTTAGTTGTTGTCGTTTTTTTTGCTGCAACTTTTTTAGCGGGTGTTTTTTTAGCAATCATTTCCTGAACTTCTGCCAATGTCAATTTTGTAGCATCAACATCTTTGCTCAATTCAATTTTTATTTTGCCTTTTGTAATAACAGATCGACCCCATCGTGCTTTTTCAACCAAAATCCCTTCATCTTCCCAGTTATGAAGCACTTTATCAATATTCTTTTGAAGTTTATCTTCAATTAAAGCTTCAATATCTGATTGAGATAAATTATTAAAATCGTATTTCTTACTTACATTAATAAAAATTCCGTTCCATTTTATAAACGGACCAAAGCGACCAGTCCCCTTTTGTACTCCTTCGCCTTTATAAACAGCAATTGGTGCATCGGCAATCGCTTTTTCATCTATTAATTCTTGAGCTCTTACCATAGAAACATCCAAAGGATCCTCCCCTCTTGGTAAAGATATAAAAACAGATCCGTGTCGTACATAAGGCCCATAACGACCATTACTCACTTCTACTTCTTCATCTTTATATGTACCCAAGTTTTTTGGAAGCAGAAATAAATTTAATGCTTCTTCTAAAGTTATATTACCAATATTTTGTTCATTTCTGAGGCTTGCAAATTTTTTATCTTCATCTTCAGCATCGCCAATTTGTGCCATTGGTCCAAATTTACCCAAACGAACTGAAACCGGCTTACCAGATTCAGGATCAATCCCCAATATTCTTTCTCCACTTTCTCTATCCGCATTGGCTTCAACATCTTTTACTGTTGGGTGAAATTGATCGTAGAACTCCTGCATCATCTTTGTCCATTCAATATTTCCCTCAGCAATTTCATCGAAATCATGTTCAACTTTAGCTGTGAAATTATAGTCCAAAATGTTTCCAAAGTTTTTTACCAAAAAATCGGTAACAATTGTACCAATATCCGTAGGAACTAATTTCCCTTTATCAGAACCTGTGTTTTCTTTGAGCAACTTCTCTATCATTTTACCCGATTGCAGAGTCAGCTGCGTATAATTTCTCTCTTGCCCTTCTAGATTACCTTTTTCAACATAATTTCTGTTGATAATTGTAGAAATCGTAGGAGCATAAGTTGAAGGACGACCTATTCCAAGTTCTTCTAATTTTTTTACTAAAGAAGCTTCAGTATATCTTGCAGCTGCTCTAGAATATCTTTCGGTTGCAGTTATGTAATTATTTTGTAATGTCTCATTAACCTTCAATGCAGGCAACAATCCCTCTTGTTCCTCTTCTTCATCATCGTGTCCTTCAAGATAAACTTTTAGGAATCCTTCAAAAAGCAAAACCTCTCCAGAAGCAGTAAATATTTCTTCGTGATTATTTGCTTCAATTTTTACATTGGTACGTTCTAATTTAGCGTCACTCATCTGAGAAGCTAAAGTTCGTTTCCAAATCAAATCATACAATCGAGCTTGATCTCTATCAATATCAACAGTATGAAGAGACATATCAGTTGGACGAATGGCTTCGTGAGCTTCTTGTGCCCCTTTGCTTTTATTGACAAAAGTACGTGGATTAGAAAATTCTTTTCCATAAGACTTAATTATTTCGGCTTGTGCAGCATCCATAGCATCTTTGGACAAGTTTACACTATCTGTTCTCATATATGTAATAAGTCCAGCTTCATACAAACGTTGTGCTAATTGCATGGTTATTCCAACAGGCAAATACAATTTTCTAGCAGCTTCTTGTTGTAAAGTCGAAGTTGTAAAAGGTGATGTAGGAGACTTTTTGGTAGGCTTGGTTTCTAAATCAGCTACCTTATATGTAGAACCTATGTTTTGTTTTAAAAAATCTTCGGCTTCTTTTTTTGTATTGAAATTTTTTGGAAGTTTTGCTTTGAAAGACTTTCCTACTTCGTTTGTAAATTCAGCCACTACAGAATACGTTGCCACTGCAGTAAAATTTTGAATTTCGCGTTCTCTTTCCACAATCAAGCGTACTGAAACCGATTGAACACGTCCGGCAGACAAACCTCCTTTGACTTTTCTCCAAAGCACCGGTGATAATTCATAACCAACCAAACGATCCAAAACTCTTCGAGCCTGCTGTGCATTAACTAAATTATAATCAATTTCACGAGGTTTATCAATAGCTTTAAGAATAGCCGACTTGGTAATCTCATGAAAAACAATACGTTTTGTTTTTTCTTTTTTAAGTTTCAATTCTTCAGCAAGATGCCACGAAATAGCTTCTCCTTCGCGATCCTCATCACTAGCTAACCAAACCATATCGGCATTTTTGGCTAAAGTCTTTAATTTGGACACTAATGCTTTTTTATCTGCGGAAACTTCATATTTGGGTTTAAATCCGTTTTCAACATCAACCCCAATTTCTTTGGAAGGCAAATCGGCTATATGCCCATAACTTGACTCTACCTGATAATCACTTCCTAGAAATTTCTCGATTGTTTTTGCCTTTGCAGGGGACTCAACTATCACTAAATTCTTTGCCATTTTGCTTATGTTTGAACCGCAAAAGTAATTTTTTTTTTTAAATATCGGCCTTTCCTTGATTTTAAAAACCATTTTAATCGGCAAACAAACCATTCCTACCAAACAAAACTCCTAATTATTTAGCCTTTTATTATTAATGCTAAATGTAAATAACTAAGATTGAAAAACAACAATTAAAGTCAATTACTACAAGAAGTCCTTTTACAATTAAGAAAACAAACCTTTCTTTTCCTACTATAATATATAGGTAAGGACAACTTGAACTTATATTTATTTTTTTAGTAAAACCTTTAAATAATTAGTTAAATTTACTACAAAAGACCAAATCTAACCTTTACTATTATATAATGAATCGAAATGAACAACTAGAAAAACTCAAAAAAAACCAAATTTGGGACTTCATCGTAATTGGCGGTGGCGCCAATGGCTTAGGTGTTGCGGTGGATGCGGCAAGTAGAGGTTTTAATACTACACTTTTAGAAGCGGTAGATTTTGCCAAAGGAACCTCAAGCCGAAGCACTAAATTAGCTCACGGAGGTGTTCGTTATTTAGAACAAGGTAATTTATCCCTTGTCATAGAAGCTTTAAAAGAACGAGGTTTAATGAAAAAAAACGCGGGACACTTGGTCAAAAACGAATCCTTCATTATTCCTAATTACAATTGGTGGGGTGGCTATTTTTATACCATTGGATTAAAATTATATGATTTATTAGCTGGAAAACTAAGTCTTGGAAGTTCAAAATATTTATCGAAAGAAAAGACACTGGAATTAATCCCATCCATAGAATCAAAAGGATTGCAAAGTGGTGTCCTCTACCACGACGGTCAATTTGACGATTCCCGATTCGCGATTAACCTAGCACAAACTGCAATAGAAAAGGGAGCTTGCGTAGTCAATTATTTAAAAGTTACACAATTACTAAAAGACGATAAAAACCATATTATAGGAGTCATAGCTTCTGACCAAAAATCAGGAGAGGAATATACGATACAAGGCAAAGCTGTGATTAATGCAACGGGAGTATTTACCAATGCTATTATGAAGATGAACGATACGGTTTATAAAAAATATATTGTTCCAAGTCAAGGTATCCATTTGGTATTTGACAAAACTTTTTTACAAGGAGAGAATGCTTTAATGATTCCAAAAACAAGTGACGGAAGAGTACTTTTTGCTGTGCCGTGGCACGATAAAATTATTATGGGAACTACTGATACTTTGGTAAAAAAATCAGATCTTGAACCAATAGCACTCGAAGAAGAAATTGATTTTGTACTGAAAACAGCTCAAAGATACTTAACTAAGAAACCAACAAGAAGCGATGTCCTTTCGGTTTTTGCAGGGTTAAGACCTTTGGCAGCACCTGAAAAAAAAAGACAAAGCACCAAAGAAGTCTCTCGTAGCCACAAAATAATTGTATCCGAATCCAGATTAATCACCATCACTGGCGGCAAATGGACCACGTATCGAAAAATTGCAGAAGACATTATTGACAAAGCCATCAAAGTGCATCAGTTACCGAAAAAAAAATGTAAAACGGAACATTTGGCTATTCATGGAAATAAGAAAAACTGTGCTGAAGATTTTGAAAATCACTTATATATTTATGGAACAGATAAAACAGCAATCATAGAAATACAAGAAAGCAAACCTGAATTGAAAGAAAAACTACATCCAAATTACAATTATACATTAGCTGAAGTCGTTTGGGCTATTCGCCAAGAAATGGCTACTACGGTTGAGGATGTTTTGGCGAGACGCGTCCGGTTGCTATTTTTGGATGCTCGAGCTGCAATTGCTAGTGCTGATAAAGTGGCACATTTACTAGCGAAAGAATTAGGACATGATGAAAACTGGATTCAAAATCAATTGGCCGAATTTAAAACAGTGGCCAATGGTTTTCTTTTGAAAGAGTTTCGAATTCCATAACAGTAAATAGGAATTTATATTGGAGAAAAAACTAACTAAATACCTAATAGGTCCTGAAAAACTGCTAGGGTATTAAATTCCACAAAATGCAATTCTGAAAACGAATGCCTAGCCCCGATTACAGTGAAAAGCCCGGAGCGAAAAAAGTAAAAGTTTCCTGTTCTAGAAAAGCGACCAAAGGAAGCTCTTTCTAGGACTTTGGAAACTTTACTTTTTTTGTGAGGACTTGTAACGGAAAGCGGGAAATAGCTCCTCTATAAAACACAGCTTTCAATTCCATTATAAAAGGACATAAAAAGTTGTTAATTCTTCGGCTGACATCTTGTCATAATCACTGTATTTGCCTTATCTTTGCACTTTGAAAATACCCAATGGAAAAGATAATTGAAGAAAGCAAACAAGGAAATAGCCTTGTTCTGGAACATAAACCAGAGAACACCAAAAAACTTTTTATAGAAAGCTACGGCTGTGCGATGAATTTTTCGGACAGTGAAATTGTGGCATCAATATTGTCTGATGGCGGATATAACACCACTTCGGTCTTGGAAGAAGCTGATTTGGTTTTGGTCAATACTTGTTCGATTCGGGACAAAGCCGAACAAACGATACGCAAACGTCTGGAGAAATACAATGCCGTAAAACGCATTAATCCAAAGATGAAAGTGGGCGTTCTAGGCTGTATGGCGGAACGTTTGAAAGAGAAATTTCTTGACGAAGAGAAAATTGTAGACCTTGTTGTAGGTCCTGATGCCTACAAAGATTTACCGAATTTATTGAGTGAGGTTGAAGAAGGACGTGATGCCATCAACGTGATTTTATCGAAAGAAGAAACGTATGGTGATATTTCGCCTGTTCGTTTGATGAGTAACGGAATAACAGCTCTCGTTTCTATTACTAGAGGTTGTGATAATATGTGTACGTTTTGCGTGGTACCTTTCACTCGTGGGCGTGAGCGCAGCCGTGAACCCCAAAGTATCATGAATGAAATTCAGGATTTGTGGGACAAAGGCTTTAAGGAAATCACCCTTTTAGGTCAGAACGTAGATAGTTATTTGTGGTACGGTGGCGGATTGAAAAAGGATTTCGTCAATGCAACTGAAATGCAAAAAGCAACAGCAGTAGATTTTGATCAATTATTGGAAATGGTAGCGGTGGGTTTCCCGAAAATGCGTATTCGTTTTTCGACATCGAATCCACAGGATATGCATGAAAGCATTTTGCACGTCATTGCCAAATATCCTAACATTTGCAAGCATATTCACTTACCTGTACAATCAGGAAGCAATCGAATCTTGAAGGAGATGAATCGTTTACATACCCGAGAGGAATATATGGATTTGATTGACAAAATTCGTTCTATTATTCCAGACGGAGCCATCTCACAAGATATGATTTCGGGCTTTCCGACCGAAACAGAGGAAGATCATCAAGACACTTTGAGTTTGATGGAGTATGTAAAATATAATTTTGGTTATATGTACAGCTATTCCGAACGTCCGGGAACTTTAGCGGGAAGAAAAATGGAAGATGATGTTCCAGAAACTGTCAAAGCAAGAAGATTGCAGGAAATTGTGGATTTACAACAAAAGCATGCTTGGAGTCGTTCTGAGGAATATATTGGTAAAACAGTTGAAGTTTTAGTCGAAAAAGTTTCGAAAAAATCTAAGGAAGAGTTTTCGGGAAGAAATTCACAAAGTATAACTGTAGTTTTTCCGAAAGAGAATTATAAAATAGGAGATTTTGTAAATGTGAAAATTACATCTTGTACCTCTGGAACTTTGAAAGGTGAAGCGGTTGGATTTTCAAGTATGAATTGATTTTTTCACCACAAATCACACAAATTATCACAAATTAATTTCTTGAATAAATTTACAAAATGACTGATTCTAATGACTTTTATTATAAAAAGAATGAAAACTACGAAATCGTTGGACTATGTATGGAAGTGCATCGACTTTTAGGTCCTGGTTTACTCGAAATAGTTTATAAAGATGCTTTAGAAATAGAATTCAGAAATCATAATATCCCTTATGAAAGAGAGAAAGAATATGCAGTAGAATACAAAGGTGTCATTTTACCACATAAATTTTATGCCGATTTTGTAGTCTATTCAGACATTATTATCGAAGTAAAATCAATAAAAGAAATTAGCAATGACCATCTAGCGCAAACATTAAACTATATGAAACTAGCTGACACCCCGATAGGGATTATTGCAAATTTTCAAAATAAATCATTAGTTCACAAAAGGCTAATTAATACATGAAATACGAATTTGTGATAATTTGTGTGATTTGTGGTTAAATAAAATTACATTTAATCAGCTACAAAAAAGGCTTCAAAAACTAAAAAAATTAATATGACTAAAAAAAATATACTTGTCGCTTTAATTACTTTTATCGTTGCTTTTGGAACCACATTCTATACTATTAGAACCTATTTTCCAAAACACAAGGTTGAAAAAACTGCTATCCAAAAAGATACGCTGAAATAACCTCAATAGTAGAAAACTTATATTTCATTAATAAATAAAGTTTAAAAATTTAGATTTAAAGTTAGCTAAGAAATTGAAAAAGTAAACCTTAAACTAAAAAGACTAAAAGCAAATGGATACAGTACAATCAATAAAACAACGATTTGAGATTATTGGGAATGACCCAAAGCTCAATCGTGCGATAGAAAAAGCCATACAGGTTGCTCCTACTGATATTTCGGTTTTGGTGGCTGGTGAAAGTGGTGTTGGGAAAGAAAATATCCCAAAGATTATACATTCTTTATCTCATAGAAAACACGGAAAATACATTGCTGTAAACTGTGGTGCCATACCAGAAGGAACCATTGACAGTGAACTTTTTGGACACGAAAAAGGAGCTTTTACAGGTGCAACTAGCACTCGTGAAGGGTATTTTGAAGTAGCCAATGGAGGAACTATTTTTCTTGATGAAGTTGGTGAATTACCATTGACAACTCAAGTACGTTTGTTGCGTGTTTTAGAAAATGGAGAGTTCATAAAGGTGGGTTCATCACAAGTTCAAAAAACAAATGTCCGAATCGTAGCAGCAACGAATGTCAATTTATTCAAAGCTATCGAGAAAGGCAAATTTCGTGAAGACTTGTATTACCGTTTGAGTACGGTAGACATCACTTTGCCTCCGCTTCGAGAACGCAAAGAAGATATTCATTTATTGTTTCGAAAATTTGTAGCCGATTTTGCAAACAAATACAAAATGCCTCCTTTAAAACTGGATGAAAGCGCAATTTTATTACTGCAAAAATTTCGTTGGAGTGGTAATATTAGACAATTACGAAATGTTGCTGAACAAATTTCGGTTTTAGAAACAAACAGAGATATTACAGCAGCTACATTGCAAACCTATTTACCATCAGAAGGCAATAATTTACCTTCGGTTATAAAAGACAAAAAAAACGATAGCGATTTTAATACCGAAAGAGAGATTTTATACAAAGTCCTTTTTGATATGAAAAGTGATCTGCATGATCTAAAAAAACTAACTTTAGAATTAATGCAAAATGGCAATTCCAATGTACAGGAAACCAACAAATCACTTATCAAAAAAATATATGGTGCCAAAGAAGAGGATAGCGAAATAGATTTTGAAGAAGAACCAAGAACATCATATCTATCTAATACTAATATAGAACAAGAATATGAAGAACAAGATTCGAACAATTATCTCTTAGCCGAAACCATCGAAGAGGAAGAAGTGTTGCGACTCGAACAAAAAGAAATCGAAATGATTAAAAAATCATTAGAAAAAAACAAAGGAAAACGAAAAGCAGCTGCCGATGAGTTAGGAATTTCCGAACGCACTTTGTATCGAAAAATAAAACAATTTGATTTATAACAAAAATTTAAAATTTAAATTCCAAATCCAATTTTTGTACATTTGAAATTTAAAACAATTTAGAATTTACACCATTTAAGAAATCGATGTGATTTCAAAAAACACTAAAAATCATCGAGTTACAAAGTAAAAACAAACCGATGAGAGAAACAAAGATTAAAAATGGTGAAAACCTAAGCCAATAAAAATACAATTATTCACTTCGTATGAAAAAAACATCCTATTTTTTTTTAATAATTAGTTCATTTCTTCTAAGCAGTTGTTCGGTTTACAACTTTACGGGTACTGGCAAAATTGACGCCAAAACTTATCAGGTGAATTTTTTTCAAAATAATGCAGAACTTATAGAACCGGGTATAGACAGAACTTTTACACTAACTTTACAAGAGTTAATTCAAGGTCAAACCAATTTGCAATTAGTAAAAAACGGAGCAGACTTAACCTATGAAGGTGAAATTACAGATTACAGAATCAGTCCAATGACTGCAACAGCTGATCAACAAGCTTCACAAAACCGATTAAAAATTCGAATAAATGTTCGCTTTACAA includes these proteins:
- a CDS encoding glycerol-3-phosphate dehydrogenase/oxidase, whose translation is MNRNEQLEKLKKNQIWDFIVIGGGANGLGVAVDAASRGFNTTLLEAVDFAKGTSSRSTKLAHGGVRYLEQGNLSLVIEALKERGLMKKNAGHLVKNESFIIPNYNWWGGYFYTIGLKLYDLLAGKLSLGSSKYLSKEKTLELIPSIESKGLQSGVLYHDGQFDDSRFAINLAQTAIEKGACVVNYLKVTQLLKDDKNHIIGVIASDQKSGEEYTIQGKAVINATGVFTNAIMKMNDTVYKKYIVPSQGIHLVFDKTFLQGENALMIPKTSDGRVLFAVPWHDKIIMGTTDTLVKKSDLEPIALEEEIDFVLKTAQRYLTKKPTRSDVLSVFAGLRPLAAPEKKRQSTKEVSRSHKIIVSESRLITITGGKWTTYRKIAEDIIDKAIKVHQLPKKKCKTEHLAIHGNKKNCAEDFENHLYIYGTDKTAIIEIQESKPELKEKLHPNYNYTLAEVVWAIRQEMATTVEDVLARRVRLLFLDARAAIASADKVAHLLAKELGHDENWIQNQLAEFKTVANGFLLKEFRIP
- a CDS encoding formimidoylglutamase; protein product: MEFDFLEPLDKEFLNHILELSAQQFGSKIVIHTNDAIPDLDKIDIAIIGVLENRGNKNGSNDNDLSAIRKQLYGMYPGNWKATIADLGNILAGNTKEDTFFALKKIISSLVKKKIIPLVIGGSQDLTYAMYRAYDNLEQMVNLVAIDSKFDFGRENEGISSDSFLTKIIIEEPNNLFNFCNIGYQTYFNSQEEIDLVEKLFFDAYRLGEVSNNISIAEPVFRDADLVSIDLNSVKSADSGNFNVFNPNGFNGKEICSLSRYAGISDKVSSFGVFNHHNTKQEAVLIAQIFWYFIEGYHYRSNEYPFGSRENYLKYIVPLEDEDLIFYKSDKTDRWWIEIPFISSSNNKLKKNTLLPCSYEEYLAACNQEMPERWWKAQRKNVV
- a CDS encoding GxxExxY protein encodes the protein MTDSNDFYYKKNENYEIVGLCMEVHRLLGPGLLEIVYKDALEIEFRNHNIPYEREKEYAVEYKGVILPHKFYADFVVYSDIIIEVKSIKEISNDHLAQTLNYMKLADTPIGIIANFQNKSLVHKRLINT
- the gldK gene encoding gliding motility lipoprotein GldK encodes the protein MKNFIAFTAILTVLISCGRSSDKGELVGVKGAKWHPEKPYGMTLVPGGSYIMGKSDDDVAHVGDAPTKTVTVRSFYMDETEITNSEYRQFVEWVKDSTIRFRLAILAEDSGQGAASDAKGKGKSNGGSIADYSFNDSDPEKMSAYDKYMYENYYSIGTDKDPNAYKRLNRKAKLIKDTKKYPDEYYVEVMDSMYLPLEASYNGLRTIDVNKLKFRYTWMDIQAAAKAKVGKRQDFIRTEEVKVYPDTTVWIKDYAYSYNEPMHNDYFWHKAYGEYPVVGVTWSQAKAFCAWRTLNKNSYLKSKKNHVDNVNSFRLPTEAEWEYAARGGLESATFPWGGPYTKSDRGCFLANFKPNRGDYAADNALYTVEAKSYETNGFNLYNMAGNVAEWTDSAYDANSYDFVSTMNPAVIDNSNKRKVIRGGSWKDVSYFLQVSTRAFEYSDSARSYIGFRTVQDYMGTQTTGNSTSKKK
- the miaB gene encoding tRNA (N6-isopentenyl adenosine(37)-C2)-methylthiotransferase MiaB, with amino-acid sequence MEKIIEESKQGNSLVLEHKPENTKKLFIESYGCAMNFSDSEIVASILSDGGYNTTSVLEEADLVLVNTCSIRDKAEQTIRKRLEKYNAVKRINPKMKVGVLGCMAERLKEKFLDEEKIVDLVVGPDAYKDLPNLLSEVEEGRDAINVILSKEETYGDISPVRLMSNGITALVSITRGCDNMCTFCVVPFTRGRERSREPQSIMNEIQDLWDKGFKEITLLGQNVDSYLWYGGGLKKDFVNATEMQKATAVDFDQLLEMVAVGFPKMRIRFSTSNPQDMHESILHVIAKYPNICKHIHLPVQSGSNRILKEMNRLHTREEYMDLIDKIRSIIPDGAISQDMISGFPTETEEDHQDTLSLMEYVKYNFGYMYSYSERPGTLAGRKMEDDVPETVKARRLQEIVDLQQKHAWSRSEEYIGKTVEVLVEKVSKKSKEEFSGRNSQSITVVFPKENYKIGDFVNVKITSCTSGTLKGEAVGFSSMN
- the topA gene encoding type I DNA topoisomerase, with amino-acid sequence MAKNLVIVESPAKAKTIEKFLGSDYQVESSYGHIADLPSKEIGVDVENGFKPKYEVSADKKALVSKLKTLAKNADMVWLASDEDREGEAISWHLAEELKLKKEKTKRIVFHEITKSAILKAIDKPREIDYNLVNAQQARRVLDRLVGYELSPVLWRKVKGGLSAGRVQSVSVRLIVEREREIQNFTAVATYSVVAEFTNEVGKSFKAKLPKNFNTKKEAEDFLKQNIGSTYKVADLETKPTKKSPTSPFTTSTLQQEAARKLYLPVGITMQLAQRLYEAGLITYMRTDSVNLSKDAMDAAQAEIIKSYGKEFSNPRTFVNKSKGAQEAHEAIRPTDMSLHTVDIDRDQARLYDLIWKRTLASQMSDAKLERTNVKIEANNHEEIFTASGEVLLFEGFLKVYLEGHDDEEEEQEGLLPALKVNETLQNNYITATERYSRAAARYTEASLVKKLEELGIGRPSTYAPTISTIINRNYVEKGNLEGQERNYTQLTLQSGKMIEKLLKENTGSDKGKLVPTDIGTIVTDFLVKNFGNILDYNFTAKVEHDFDEIAEGNIEWTKMMQEFYDQFHPTVKDVEANADRESGERILGIDPESGKPVSVRLGKFGPMAQIGDAEDEDKKFASLRNEQNIGNITLEEALNLFLLPKNLGTYKDEEVEVSNGRYGPYVRHGSVFISLPRGEDPLDVSMVRAQELIDEKAIADAPIAVYKGEGVQKGTGRFGPFIKWNGIFINVSKKYDFNNLSQSDIEALIEDKLQKNIDKVLHNWEDEGILVEKARWGRSVITKGKIKIELSKDVDATKLTLAEVQEMIAKKTPAKKVAAKKTTTTKKPAATKPAAKKAVAKKK
- the gldL gene encoding gliding motility protein GldL, whose product is MAILSKKTMNFTYGMGAAVVIIGALFKIQHYPGASALLIVGLCTEAFIFALSAFEPVEHELDWSLVYPELAGGEKIVRNDVVSEDADGMLSAKLDAMLKEAKIDGALMNSLGTSIRNFEDASRNISPTVDSIAATKKYSEELSMAAAQMESLNSLYKVQLESASRNAEANKEIAENASKLKEQMQSMTANIASLNNVYGGMLTAMSNKG